The genomic segment GTACCGACCCGGCCGAAGTCCATGGATTGCTCAAGCAATTCAAGGATATGTCTGGAATGATGCAGTCGATGGCGGGCCTGGGCTCGGGCGACCGCATGAAGAAGGTCATGGATCTGCAGTCCCAGATGATGGGGCCAAATGCGGGTCTGGGACGCGAAAAGCAGAGAAGTAAACGGGGCCCTGTCGATAAAGACGTGCTGCGAGACAAAAAGAAGCAGCAGCGGAAACAGGCCAAAGATCAGCGGAAAAAGAACAAACGGCGTTAAACGGCGTGTGCTTGAAAGGTCTCAGCACCTCGCAAACGTTTCGCCGAGAGGAAATGAGGGAAAACCGCCGGGTTTTTCCAGTGATTTAGACGGTTCAGGAGAATTCAGTGGCGGTTCGAATTCGTATGAAAAAGCTCGGACGGACGCATCGTCCGTTCTTCCGGATCTGCATTATGGATCAGCAGAGCCCGCGCAACGGCAAGGCGATCGAAGAGGTCGGCACCTACGATCCCATGGTCCGCGATAAATCCAAGCGCGTCACGCTGAAGATGGATCGGGTCGAACACTGGATGTCGGTTGGCGCCCAGCCCAGCGAAAAAGTCGCCGTGCTGATTCGCAAGATGAAAGAAAATGACTGGGGCGAAACCAAATCTCCCCCTCCGATGATGGCTCCGCAGGTGAAAGCGGCCCCGGCCGCGGAAGAAGCACCCGCCGAAGCCGCCGCCGAATAATTTTTGCTCTCAGAACGATCCCGAGCGACACACGCCTGTGTGTCGCTCGTCGTTTTGTTGGCAGATGTCAGTAGTTGATAGTTCTCAGTCGTCAGTAATCAGTCAGATTCATGATCCGAGTGACAGCATAACTCGTGGCCGTTTCTTGCTTTTCGAACTGACAACTAAAGACTGTGAACTTGGAACTCCTGAATGAGGCCCTTCCGGATCGATGTTCTGACTCTCTTCCCGGGAATCTTTGACGGTTACCTGGGACAGAGCCTGTTGAAACGAGCGATCGACGCCGGACTGGTCGAAGTTCATTTATGGAATTTTCGGGACTGGGCCACGGACCGACACAAAACGGTCGACGAACCGCCTTATGGCGGTGGCCCCGGAATGCTGCTGAAATGCGAGCCGATTTTCGCTTGTGTTGAAGCAGTAAACGCTCAGGCAGACTTGCCCGGGCAACTGGTGATGCTCACCCCGCAGGGGGAACCGCTGAATCAGCAGTTGATTGAAAAACTGGCCGGTCAACAGCGGATCACGTTGTTGTGCGGCCGTTACGAAGGATTTGACGACCGCATTATCCAGGGCCTGAAACCGTTGGAAGTCTCCGCCGGAGATTTCATCTGCAACGGCGGCGAGGTTCCGGCCATGCTGGTCATTGATGCGGTGATCCGACTCATTCCCGGCGTGCTGGGAGACGAGACCAGCGCCAAGTACGATTCGTTTTCGTCTGCGGCGCTGCTGGAGTATCCGCAATACACGCGGCCGCGGGAATTCCGCGACATGCGTGTGCCAGACATCCTCCTCAGTGGGGACCACGGCGCGATCGCCAAATGGCGACACGAACAAAGTTTGGAGAGAACCCGCCAGCGGCGGGGAGATTTATTGAGCGGCTCCGCGGATGACCCGCAGAGCTGACATCGTCGGGACAACAGCGACGGCGTCCGGTTCGGATTTTTCCAAACACCGGTCGGCTTCGCAGACGATCAACACCTAGTGGATGTGCCCCTGTCCCATCGGCACCGCTCCCGACAACCTGGATGCGACCCATGCGTAACAAACTGCTCGACATTGCCGAATCGGCCAGCCTGCGGGAGAAGCGTTTCACCTTCACCGTCGGCGACACTGTGGACGTCCATACGCGAATTCTGGAAGGCGACAAAGAGCGTATCCAGATCTTCTCCGGAGTGGTCATCGCCCACCGCGGTAACGGCATGAGCGAAATGTTCACTGTTCGCCGTCTCGTGGCCGGCGAAGGGGTCGAACGAACCTTCCCCGCGAACTCACCCAAGATCGCTGAAGTGGTCGTCAAACGCCACGCCCGCGTCCGCCGCGCGAAACTGT from the Planctomicrobium piriforme genome contains:
- the rpsP gene encoding 30S ribosomal protein S16; the encoded protein is MAVRIRMKKLGRTHRPFFRICIMDQQSPRNGKAIEEVGTYDPMVRDKSKRVTLKMDRVEHWMSVGAQPSEKVAVLIRKMKENDWGETKSPPPMMAPQVKAAPAAEEAPAEAAAE
- the rplS gene encoding 50S ribosomal protein L19, which codes for MRNKLLDIAESASLREKRFTFTVGDTVDVHTRILEGDKERIQIFSGVVIAHRGNGMSEMFTVRRLVAGEGVERTFPANSPKIAEVVVKRHARVRRAKLFYLRDRIGKATRLRERRAKAGEAQ
- the trmD gene encoding tRNA (guanosine(37)-N1)-methyltransferase TrmD; the encoded protein is MRPFRIDVLTLFPGIFDGYLGQSLLKRAIDAGLVEVHLWNFRDWATDRHKTVDEPPYGGGPGMLLKCEPIFACVEAVNAQADLPGQLVMLTPQGEPLNQQLIEKLAGQQRITLLCGRYEGFDDRIIQGLKPLEVSAGDFICNGGEVPAMLVIDAVIRLIPGVLGDETSAKYDSFSSAALLEYPQYTRPREFRDMRVPDILLSGDHGAIAKWRHEQSLERTRQRRGDLLSGSADDPQS